The Porphyrobacter sp. HT-58-2 genome has a window encoding:
- the pspA gene encoding phage shock protein PspA, which produces MSRLDEEIEALRRSPTPTQSRRDNAQPQDERVAPLDRVNSFLDGVAFMGIFSRTRDIIAANFNDMLDKADDPTKMIRMIILEMEETLVEVRASAARTIADQKEMHRHCVKLDRLQADWAEKAQLALSKDREDLARAALVEKKKAGDMAEQLKAEIAVLDDALRAYEDDIAKLQHRLREARSRQTAIAARLESAENRVKLRTLMSTERTDEALARFDQLERRVDYAEGRADALQIAEGKTPSLADEIAALAGSDAIDDELAAMKKALGKSGEDKGE; this is translated from the coding sequence ATGTCGCGGCTCGATGAAGAAATCGAAGCCTTGCGTCGCAGCCCCACCCCGACGCAATCTCGGCGCGACAACGCCCAGCCGCAGGACGAGCGAGTCGCTCCCCTCGACCGGGTCAATTCGTTTCTCGATGGAGTAGCCTTCATGGGCATTTTCAGCCGCACCCGCGACATCATTGCTGCCAATTTCAACGATATGCTCGACAAGGCGGATGATCCGACCAAGATGATCCGCATGATCATCCTCGAAATGGAGGAGACCCTGGTCGAAGTCCGCGCCAGCGCGGCGCGCACCATCGCCGACCAGAAGGAAATGCACCGCCACTGCGTGAAGCTTGATCGCCTCCAGGCCGACTGGGCTGAAAAGGCGCAGCTCGCGCTGTCGAAGGACCGCGAGGATCTCGCCCGTGCGGCGCTGGTCGAAAAGAAGAAGGCTGGCGACATGGCCGAGCAGCTCAAGGCTGAAATCGCGGTGCTCGACGATGCCCTGCGCGCCTACGAGGACGATATCGCCAAATTGCAGCACCGCCTGCGCGAGGCCCGCAGCCGCCAGACCGCAATTGCCGCGCGCCTCGAAAGCGCCGAAAACCGCGTGAAACTGCGCACCCTGATGAGCACCGAGCGCACCGACGAGGCGCTGGCGCGGTTCGACCAGCTCGAACGCCGCGTCGACTACGCCGAGGGCCGCGCCGACGCTTTGCAGATCGCAGAAGGCAAGACCCCGTCGCTCGCCGATGAAATTGCCGCTCTCGCCGGGTCGGACGCGATCGACGACGAACTGGCTGCCATGAAAAAGGCGCTTGGCAAATCCGGCGAAGACAAGGGGGAATAA
- the rimP gene encoding ribosome maturation protein RimP gives MADIARLTQLIEPEAAALGFDLVRVAFLPSEAGDGGMALQIMAEDPATGQLVIDQCAALSRRVSDVLDAAEEAGDVLIEDAYHLEVSSPGIDRPLTRDKDFVNWAGHEVRIVMDKGFDGQRVNKGVLGGLEDGMVLVKEVKAGDVRLPRQQIHMAKLVLTDALIAATRPLDTSGVDELIEEEEKADD, from the coding sequence ATGGCCGATATCGCGCGCCTGACACAATTGATCGAACCCGAGGCTGCGGCGCTCGGCTTTGATCTTGTGCGCGTGGCGTTTCTGCCGTCCGAGGCAGGCGATGGCGGCATGGCGCTGCAAATCATGGCCGAGGATCCGGCAACCGGCCAGCTGGTGATCGACCAGTGTGCCGCTCTGTCGCGCCGCGTGTCGGATGTGCTCGATGCCGCCGAGGAAGCGGGCGACGTGCTGATCGAGGATGCCTATCACCTCGAAGTTTCCAGCCCCGGAATCGACCGTCCGCTGACCCGCGACAAGGACTTCGTGAACTGGGCAGGGCACGAGGTGCGGATCGTCATGGACAAGGGCTTTGATGGTCAACGCGTCAACAAGGGCGTGCTTGGGGGGCTTGAGGATGGTATGGTCCTCGTCAAGGAAGTGAAGGCGGGCGATGTTCGCCTGCCGCGCCAACAGATTCATATGGCTAAGCTCGTCCTCACCGACGCGCTGATCGCCGCCACCCGCCCGCTGGACACCAGCGGGGTCGACGAACTCATCGAAGAAGAAGAAAAGGCAGACGACTGA
- a CDS encoding DUF448 domain-containing protein: MRTPPNERLTSDIAEPSLSAAAGSERRCILSGENSPRDMLVRLAISPDGLVLPDAAGKAPGRGAWIGVTQPRLETALADGSLKKALMRAFKGAPLAIPDDLPARVEAALARHLCDRLGLELRSGNIVMGSSRIEEQARSGRIALLLHAADSSQDGRRKLDQAWRVGTDAEGTGARGEVLPLDRTALSVALGRDNVVHLGVAGHPGDMRAATRVLQAVSRLVHYTGDDRASATNETGRDQSGHADQPQGRSADFDEYVKD; the protein is encoded by the coding sequence ATGCGGACTCCACCCAATGAGCGCCTGACGTCCGACATCGCTGAGCCGTCGCTTTCCGCTGCTGCGGGGAGCGAGCGGCGCTGTATCCTCTCCGGGGAGAATTCGCCGCGCGACATGCTTGTGCGGCTGGCGATTTCGCCGGATGGGCTGGTTTTGCCTGATGCCGCCGGCAAGGCCCCGGGGCGGGGCGCGTGGATCGGTGTGACCCAGCCTCGGCTGGAAACCGCTCTGGCTGATGGCAGCCTGAAGAAGGCCCTTATGCGTGCCTTCAAGGGGGCGCCGCTTGCCATTCCCGACGATCTTCCCGCGCGGGTCGAGGCGGCGCTGGCGCGCCATCTCTGTGATCGGCTCGGGCTGGAACTGCGTTCCGGAAATATCGTGATGGGCTCCTCGCGGATCGAGGAACAGGCGCGCTCCGGGAGGATCGCGCTGCTGCTCCATGCTGCTGACAGCAGCCAAGACGGGCGGCGCAAGCTTGATCAGGCGTGGCGTGTCGGCACGGATGCCGAAGGCACAGGCGCACGCGGCGAAGTCTTGCCCCTAGACCGCACCGCGCTGTCTGTGGCATTGGGCCGCGACAATGTGGTCCACCTGGGCGTTGCCGGTCATCCCGGCGACATGCGCGCGGCAACCCGCGTGCTTCAGGCGGTATCCCGGCTGGTGCATTACACCGGGGATGATCGGGCGAGCGCGACGAATGAGACGGGCCGGGATCAATCCGGCCACGCCGATCAGCCGCAGGGCCGGTCGGCTGATTTTGATGAATACGTGAAGGACTGA
- the infB gene encoding translation initiation factor IF-2, whose amino-acid sequence MSDDNDNQRTRKPLGLKRSVDAGEVKQTFSHGRTNKVVVEVKRRRVLGKPGEAAPPPPPPPPAPEPVVAAPPPPPPPARPAPAGETPQERVKRLQLEAEEERLRLAEEARKREEAEAREREEEERRRAEENRRAEEEAEKQRAEVAAAPEPLATAPDAEAPAADEGVAPAAKAEATVPAARRFTPVERPEPKRPAPEVKGKKKDDKRAAPIDAGKDNRRSGKLTVTRALNEDEGRRARSLAALKRAREKERRGQGGPSKPREKQVRDVVVPEAITVGELANRMAEKGADLVKALFNMGMMVTVNQTIDQDTAELLVEEFGHNITRVSASDVDIDTSADEDPIETQKPRPPVVTIMGHVDHGKTSLLDALRGTDVVKGEAGGITQHIGAYQITTKDKAKITFLDTPGHAAFTEMRMRGANVTDIVILVVAGDDGLMPQTIEAINHTKAAGVPMIVAITKSDKPEFNPQKIRERLLEHEVIVEAMSGDVQDVEVSAKTGAGLDKLIEAINLQAELLELKARPDRDAEATVIEAQLDKGRGPVATVLVTRGTLKRGDNFVVGTQSGRVRAIVDDKGQQLKEAGPSMPVEVLGLGGVPSAGDNLTVVENEQRAREVAKYRQEIATEKRTALAPTNFDTMFNNLASNVIEYPVVVKADVQGSVEAIVNALHNLSNDEIKVRVLNAGVGAITESDVLLAAASKAPIIGFNVRPNAKARDLVKRDGVRMMYYDVIYHLTDAVAKEMAGELGPERIETVVGRAEVKQVFPAGKKDKAAGLLVLEGAIRKGLFARLTRADVIVSATKIASLRRFKDDVDEVRAGLECGVVLEDTNDIKPGDNLEVFSVEERERTL is encoded by the coding sequence ATGAGCGACGACAACGACAACCAGCGCACCCGCAAGCCTCTGGGCCTCAAACGCTCGGTTGATGCGGGCGAGGTCAAGCAGACCTTCAGTCACGGCCGCACCAACAAGGTGGTGGTCGAGGTGAAGCGTCGCCGCGTGCTCGGTAAACCGGGTGAGGCTGCTCCGCCGCCGCCCCCGCCGCCGCCCGCGCCCGAGCCGGTCGTGGCCGCACCGCCGCCTCCGCCGCCGCCCGCGCGTCCCGCCCCTGCTGGTGAGACCCCGCAGGAGCGCGTGAAGCGCCTCCAGCTCGAAGCGGAGGAAGAGCGGCTGCGTCTGGCCGAGGAAGCCCGCAAGCGCGAGGAAGCTGAAGCGCGCGAGCGCGAGGAGGAGGAACGCCGCCGCGCCGAGGAAAACCGCCGCGCCGAAGAAGAGGCCGAAAAGCAGCGCGCCGAAGTAGCCGCTGCCCCTGAGCCTCTGGCGACGGCGCCTGACGCTGAAGCGCCCGCCGCTGATGAAGGCGTTGCGCCCGCCGCCAAGGCTGAGGCGACTGTCCCTGCCGCTCGCCGCTTTACCCCGGTCGAGCGCCCCGAGCCGAAGCGTCCGGCCCCCGAGGTCAAGGGCAAGAAGAAGGACGACAAGCGCGCTGCGCCGATCGATGCGGGCAAGGACAACCGCCGGTCGGGCAAGCTGACTGTCACGCGCGCCCTCAACGAGGATGAAGGCCGCCGTGCGCGCAGTCTCGCCGCGCTGAAGCGTGCGCGCGAGAAGGAACGCCGTGGTCAGGGCGGGCCGTCGAAGCCGCGTGAAAAGCAGGTGCGCGATGTGGTCGTGCCCGAGGCGATCACCGTGGGCGAACTTGCCAACCGCATGGCCGAAAAGGGCGCCGATCTGGTGAAGGCCCTGTTCAACATGGGCATGATGGTCACGGTCAACCAGACCATCGATCAGGACACGGCCGAACTGCTGGTCGAGGAGTTCGGCCATAACATTACCCGCGTTTCCGCCAGCGATGTCGATATCGACACCAGCGCGGACGAGGATCCGATCGAAACCCAGAAGCCGCGTCCGCCGGTGGTGACGATCATGGGTCACGTCGATCACGGCAAGACCAGTCTGCTCGACGCGCTGCGCGGCACCGATGTGGTCAAGGGCGAGGCCGGCGGCATCACCCAGCATATCGGCGCCTATCAGATCACCACCAAGGACAAGGCAAAGATCACCTTCCTCGATACGCCGGGCCACGCGGCCTTTACCGAAATGCGGATGCGCGGTGCCAATGTCACCGACATCGTCATTCTGGTGGTCGCGGGCGATGACGGGCTGATGCCGCAGACGATCGAGGCGATCAATCACACCAAGGCGGCGGGCGTCCCGATGATCGTGGCGATCACCAAGTCGGACAAGCCCGAGTTCAACCCGCAGAAGATCCGCGAACGCCTGCTCGAGCATGAAGTGATCGTCGAGGCGATGTCGGGCGACGTGCAGGATGTCGAGGTTTCGGCCAAGACCGGCGCGGGGCTCGACAAGTTGATCGAAGCGATCAACCTTCAGGCCGAACTGCTCGAACTGAAGGCCCGCCCGGACCGCGATGCTGAAGCGACCGTGATCGAAGCCCAGCTCGACAAGGGCCGCGGCCCGGTGGCGACGGTGCTGGTGACCCGCGGGACGCTGAAGCGCGGCGACAACTTCGTGGTCGGCACGCAAAGCGGCCGCGTGCGCGCGATCGTCGACGACAAGGGGCAGCAGCTCAAGGAAGCCGGCCCCTCCATGCCGGTCGAAGTTCTGGGCCTTGGCGGCGTGCCGTCAGCGGGCGACAACCTCACCGTGGTCGAAAACGAACAGCGCGCCCGCGAGGTCGCCAAGTATCGTCAGGAAATCGCGACGGAAAAGCGCACCGCGCTGGCCCCGACCAACTTCGACACGATGTTCAACAACCTCGCCTCCAACGTCATCGAGTATCCGGTGGTGGTGAAGGCCGACGTGCAGGGCTCGGTCGAAGCGATCGTCAACGCGCTCCACAACCTCTCGAATGACGAGATCAAGGTGCGCGTGCTCAACGCGGGCGTCGGTGCGATTACCGAAAGCGACGTGCTCCTGGCAGCGGCCTCTAAGGCACCGATCATCGGCTTCAACGTGCGCCCGAATGCCAAGGCGCGCGACCTCGTCAAGCGCGATGGCGTGCGGATGATGTATTACGACGTCATTTATCACCTCACCGATGCCGTGGCCAAGGAAATGGCGGGCGAGCTTGGGCCGGAGCGCATCGAGACGGTCGTGGGCCGTGCCGAGGTCAAGCAGGTCTTCCCTGCGGGCAAAAAGGACAAGGCAGCGGGTCTGCTGGTGCTGGAAGGCGCGATCCGCAAGGGTCTGTTCGCGCGTCTCACCCGCGCCGATGTCATCGTCTCGGCCACCAAGATCGCCTCGCTGCGTCGCTTCAAGGACGATGTCGACGAAGTACGTGCCGGTCTCGAATGCGGCGTGGTGTTGGAGGACACCAACGACATCAAGCCGGGCGACAACCTCGAAGTCTTCTCGGTCGAGGAGCGTGAGCGGACGCTGTGA
- a CDS encoding SufE family protein: protein MRTLSDILEEYEFLDGDDRYGLLIELGRSLEPMPDALKTDATLVRGCSAAVWVYPAGTDAERLHFLADSNAAITKGIVALVIAAVQDRPAAEVASMDVMGALAPFDLKNQLSSNRTQGVPNMIALVKEHASRLAAG from the coding sequence ATGCGCACTCTTTCCGACATTCTTGAGGAATATGAATTCCTCGACGGCGATGACCGTTACGGCCTGCTGATCGAGCTGGGCCGTAGCCTTGAACCCATGCCCGATGCACTGAAGACCGACGCCACGCTGGTGCGCGGGTGTTCGGCGGCGGTCTGGGTCTATCCCGCAGGCACCGACGCCGAGCGCCTGCACTTCCTTGCCGACAGCAATGCCGCGATCACCAAGGGCATCGTCGCGCTTGTCATCGCCGCGGTGCAGGACAGGCCGGCCGCCGAGGTTGCCAGCATGGACGTGATGGGCGCGCTCGCCCCCTTCGATCTCAAGAACCAGCTGTCGAGCAACCGCACCCAGGGCGTGCCGAACATGATCGCGCTGGTGAAGGAACACGCCAGCCGCCTCGCCGCAGGCTGA
- the pspC gene encoding envelope stress response membrane protein PspC — protein sequence MNSPRTTLYRDKHNGKIMGVCAGIADYTGVNVFWVRLATIALTFGLGWPIMAYFIAGFFLNKKPPHLYRDESEQKYWQSVRQSPKRTAREIRASFRDIDRRLAAVEHHYVSSNPRLTAEIERLR from the coding sequence ATGAACAGCCCCCGGACCACGCTTTACCGCGACAAGCACAACGGCAAAATCATGGGTGTTTGTGCAGGCATCGCCGACTATACCGGAGTGAACGTGTTCTGGGTCCGCCTGGCGACCATCGCTCTCACATTCGGGCTCGGCTGGCCGATCATGGCCTATTTCATCGCCGGTTTCTTCCTCAACAAGAAGCCACCGCATCTCTACCGTGACGAAAGCGAGCAGAAGTACTGGCAGTCCGTCCGGCAGAGCCCGAAGCGCACCGCCCGCGAAATCCGCGCGAGCTTCCGCGACATCGACCGCCGCCTCGCCGCTGTCGAGCACCATTATGTCAGCAGCAACCCGCGCCTGACCGCCGAGATCGAGCGGCTGCGCTGA
- the pspB gene encoding envelope stress response membrane protein PspB produces MDGGEVIAALALFIGAPWVILHYITKWKTAPTITSDDEVLLEELYNLARRLDERMDTVERLVASDDPAFTPARRLIADQEKDNQQLRELEALIAEKKGTTR; encoded by the coding sequence ATGGATGGAGGAGAAGTCATTGCCGCCCTGGCGCTGTTCATTGGCGCACCCTGGGTGATCCTGCACTACATCACCAAGTGGAAGACAGCCCCAACCATCACATCGGATGACGAGGTGCTGCTTGAGGAGCTCTACAACCTGGCCCGCCGGCTCGACGAACGGATGGACACGGTGGAACGGCTGGTCGCTTCGGACGACCCCGCCTTCACCCCCGCCCGCCGCCTGATCGCCGATCAGGAAAAGGACAACCAGCAGCTTCGCGAGTTGGAAGCACTGATCGCCGAGAAGAAGGGAACGACGCGATGA
- a CDS encoding PilZ domain-containing protein: MAAQPLSSAAQDEAVSTGRRAAARLRLAVPARFVSIYATQSCVLMDISRTGARIALPAPLAEGKSGYIEIGRLEIFGMIVRAERRPEMAVNAMEFDDPILHEDVLRIRRFAEGFELRNQQALRDQVRRWVAGDS; this comes from the coding sequence ATGGCAGCGCAACCTCTTTCCTCTGCCGCGCAGGATGAAGCGGTGTCCACAGGCCGCCGCGCTGCTGCGCGCCTGCGGCTGGCCGTCCCGGCACGGTTTGTGTCGATCTACGCGACCCAGTCCTGCGTTCTGATGGACATTTCCCGTACCGGCGCCCGCATCGCGCTGCCCGCGCCTCTTGCCGAAGGAAAGAGCGGCTATATCGAGATCGGCCGTCTGGAAATCTTCGGCATGATTGTGCGGGCCGAGCGCAGGCCCGAGATGGCCGTCAATGCGATGGAATTCGACGATCCGATCCTGCACGAAGACGTGCTCCGGATCCGCAGGTTTGCCGAAGGTTTCGAGCTGCGCAACCAGCAGGCCCTGCGCGATCAGGTGCGGCGCTGGGTTGCGGGGGACAGCTAG
- the nusA gene encoding transcription termination factor NusA produces the protein MASAISANKAELLAIANAVASEKMIDKAIVIEAMEEAIQKSARNRYGAENDIRAKLDPLTGDLTLWRVVEVVDVVEDYFKQVDLKQAEKLQPGAKVGDFIVDPLPPVDLGRIDAQSAKQVIFQKVRDAERERQYEEFKDRQGEVITGVIKSVEFGHVIVNLGRAEGVIRRDQQIPREAARVGERVRALITKVERNNRGPQIFLSRAHPDFMKKLFAQEVPEIYDNIIEIKAAARDPGSRAKIGVISRDSSIDPVGACVGMKGSRVQAVVQELQGEKIDIIPWSEDTATFVVNALQPATVSRVVLDEDDGRIEVVVPDDQLSLAIGRRGQNVRLASQLTGHQIDIMTEEEASEKRSKEFAERSKMFEEELDVDETLSQLLVAEGFAELEEVAYVDLAELATIEGFDEELAEELQSRALEALERQEAAHREVRRGLGVEDALAEIPHLTEAMLVTLGKAGIKTLDDLADLATDELIAKKREAPRRRGQADGPPQRRPQRETDKGGVLGEYGLSEEQGNEIIMAARAHWFADEEPTEEAAHADSTQ, from the coding sequence ATGGCCAGCGCCATTTCCGCCAACAAGGCTGAGCTTCTCGCAATCGCCAATGCGGTTGCCTCGGAAAAGATGATCGACAAGGCGATCGTCATCGAGGCGATGGAAGAAGCGATCCAGAAATCCGCGCGAAACCGCTATGGCGCGGAAAACGACATTCGCGCCAAGCTCGATCCGCTGACCGGCGATCTGACGCTGTGGCGCGTCGTCGAAGTGGTCGACGTGGTCGAGGACTACTTCAAGCAGGTTGATCTGAAGCAGGCCGAAAAGCTCCAGCCGGGCGCCAAGGTCGGCGATTTCATCGTCGATCCGCTGCCGCCGGTCGATCTCGGTCGCATCGACGCGCAGTCGGCCAAGCAGGTGATCTTCCAGAAGGTTCGCGACGCGGAGCGCGAGCGTCAGTACGAGGAATTCAAGGACCGTCAGGGCGAAGTCATCACCGGCGTGATCAAGTCGGTCGAATTCGGCCATGTGATCGTCAACTTGGGCCGGGCCGAGGGCGTGATCCGCCGCGACCAGCAGATCCCGCGCGAAGCCGCCCGCGTGGGCGAGCGCGTGCGTGCGCTTATCACCAAGGTCGAGCGCAACAACCGCGGCCCGCAAATCTTCCTCAGCCGCGCGCATCCCGACTTCATGAAGAAGCTGTTCGCGCAGGAAGTGCCTGAAATCTACGACAACATCATCGAGATCAAGGCCGCCGCCCGCGATCCCGGCAGCCGCGCCAAGATCGGCGTGATCAGCCGCGATTCGAGCATCGACCCGGTCGGCGCCTGCGTCGGCATGAAGGGCAGCCGCGTGCAGGCGGTGGTGCAGGAATTGCAGGGCGAAAAGATCGACATCATCCCCTGGAGCGAAGACACCGCAACCTTTGTGGTCAACGCGCTCCAGCCCGCCACGGTCAGCCGCGTCGTGCTTGACGAGGATGACGGCCGCATCGAAGTGGTGGTGCCGGACGATCAACTGTCGCTGGCTATTGGTCGCCGTGGTCAGAACGTGCGTCTGGCGAGCCAGCTCACCGGCCACCAGATCGACATCATGACCGAGGAAGAAGCCTCGGAGAAGCGCTCGAAGGAATTCGCCGAGCGTTCCAAGATGTTCGAGGAAGAACTCGACGTCGATGAAACCCTCTCGCAGCTGCTGGTGGCCGAAGGCTTCGCCGAGCTGGAGGAAGTGGCTTACGTCGACCTCGCTGAACTCGCGACCATCGAAGGCTTCGACGAGGAACTGGCCGAGGAACTCCAGAGCCGTGCCTTGGAAGCGCTTGAGCGTCAGGAAGCTGCGCACCGCGAAGTGCGTCGTGGTCTGGGCGTTGAAGATGCGCTCGCCGAAATTCCGCACCTCACCGAAGCGATGCTGGTCACGCTCGGCAAGGCCGGGATCAAGACGCTCGACGATCTGGCCGATCTTGCGACCGACGAACTGATTGCGAAGAAGCGCGAGGCCCCGCGCCGTCGTGGCCAGGCCGACGGCCCGCCGCAGCGTCGTCCGCAGCGCGAAACCGACAAGGGCGGCGTGCTGGGCGAATATGGCCTGTCGGAAGAGCAGGGCAACGAAATCATCATGGCTGCCCGCGCGCACTGGTTCGCGGACGAAGAGCCGACCGAGGAGGCCGCCCATGCGGACTCCACCCAATGA
- a CDS encoding PilZ domain-containing protein, with translation MVDPDPDKDAKAGVPVGRRAAPRLRLSLPAQLVAVEKVHTCILLNLSRTGAQVAILDAMREGEGAILRCGIINNFAIITRSEFGLNALEFDEPLTDEIVLEIRRYHETFEEREKRALIETARKWVTGDNSDERTA, from the coding sequence ATGGTGGATCCCGATCCGGACAAGGATGCCAAAGCAGGGGTGCCTGTCGGTCGCCGCGCTGCTCCACGACTGCGTTTAAGTCTGCCTGCTCAACTGGTCGCAGTTGAGAAGGTCCATACCTGCATTCTTCTCAACCTGTCGCGCACGGGTGCGCAGGTTGCCATTCTTGATGCCATGCGTGAGGGCGAGGGGGCGATCCTGCGATGTGGCATCATCAATAACTTTGCGATCATTACGCGTAGCGAGTTTGGCCTTAACGCGCTGGAATTCGATGAGCCGCTCACCGACGAAATCGTGTTGGAGATCCGCCGCTATCACGAGACCTTCGAGGAACGCGAGAAGCGCGCGCTGATCGAGACCGCGCGTAAATGGGTGACTGGCGACAATAGCGACGAACGCACGGCCTGA
- the pspF gene encoding phage shock protein operon transcriptional activator: MKLETQFIGQSGAFLDAVERASRAAAMNRPVLVIGERGTGKELIAERLHRLSSRWDEPLVTMNCAALPETLIEAELFGHEAGAFTGATRARAGRFEEADRGTLFLDELGTLSMGAQERLLRAVEYGEVTRIGASRPIRVDVRIIAATNDDLPALAAAGEFRADLLDRLSFEVITLPPLRVREGDIGVLAEYFGRRMAAELDWERWPGFAPHVMEALEDHLWPGNVRELRNVIERAVYRWDAPDMAIAHVQFDPFDSPWRPRPPEHRRASPQAPVAASSGAVPAGPAATGYDNVDDLRAAVDAHERAILAHALGKHRWNQRQTARALGLTYDQLRHCIRKHGLMEGQD; the protein is encoded by the coding sequence ATGAAGCTTGAGACGCAGTTCATTGGTCAATCAGGGGCCTTTCTGGACGCGGTCGAGCGCGCCAGTCGGGCTGCGGCGATGAACCGTCCGGTGCTGGTGATCGGCGAGCGCGGCACCGGCAAGGAGCTGATCGCCGAACGTCTTCACCGCTTGTCGAGCCGGTGGGACGAGCCGCTGGTAACGATGAATTGCGCTGCTTTGCCCGAAACGCTGATTGAGGCCGAGCTGTTCGGCCATGAGGCAGGGGCTTTCACCGGTGCGACCAGAGCGCGCGCGGGGCGGTTCGAGGAGGCGGACCGGGGAACGCTGTTCCTCGATGAACTCGGCACGCTTTCCATGGGCGCGCAGGAACGCTTGCTGCGCGCGGTCGAGTATGGCGAGGTCACGCGCATTGGCGCCTCGCGGCCGATCCGGGTCGATGTGCGCATCATTGCGGCGACCAATGACGATCTGCCTGCTCTCGCCGCCGCGGGGGAATTTCGCGCTGATCTGCTCGATCGGCTCAGTTTCGAAGTCATCACCTTGCCTCCGCTCCGCGTGCGTGAGGGCGATATTGGCGTGCTGGCGGAGTACTTCGGGCGGCGCATGGCAGCCGAGCTCGACTGGGAGCGCTGGCCCGGCTTTGCCCCGCACGTGATGGAAGCGTTGGAGGATCACCTTTGGCCCGGCAATGTGCGCGAGCTGCGCAATGTGATTGAACGCGCGGTCTATCGCTGGGACGCGCCGGACATGGCGATCGCCCATGTGCAGTTCGATCCGTTCGACAGCCCATGGCGCCCGCGTCCACCCGAACATCGACGCGCCTCCCCGCAGGCACCTGTTGCCGCATCAAGCGGTGCGGTGCCAGCCGGGCCTGCGGCCACAGGCTATGACAACGTCGATGACCTGCGCGCCGCAGTCGATGCGCACGAACGCGCAATCCTCGCCCACGCGCTAGGCAAGCATCGCTGGAACCAGCGTCAGACGGCGCGAGCGCTCGGCCTGACCTATGACCAACTGCGTCACTGCATCCGTAAGCATGGCTTGATGGAAGGCCAGGACTGA
- a CDS encoding sterol desaturase family protein, producing MSWLEIFLTVMSSLIGMELFAWYAHKYIMHGWGWAWHRDHHEPHDNMLEKNDLFAVVFGTINAAMYIYGSLYWDWLWWFAVGISLYGVIYTLVHDGLVHQRYWKWVPRKGYAKRLVQAHKLHHATIGKEGGVSFGFVFARDPAKLKAELKAQKEAGLAVVRDSAGAGGDEFEAVGRNI from the coding sequence ATGAGCTGGCTCGAAATTTTCCTCACCGTCATGTCCTCGCTGATCGGGATGGAGCTGTTCGCGTGGTATGCGCACAAGTACATCATGCATGGCTGGGGCTGGGCGTGGCACCGCGACCATCACGAACCGCATGACAACATGCTGGAAAAGAACGATCTGTTCGCGGTGGTCTTCGGCACGATCAATGCCGCGATGTATATCTACGGCTCGCTCTACTGGGACTGGCTGTGGTGGTTTGCGGTGGGGATCAGCCTTTACGGGGTGATCTACACGCTGGTGCATGATGGCCTGGTGCATCAGCGTTACTGGAAGTGGGTGCCGAGGAAGGGCTATGCCAAGCGGCTGGTGCAGGCGCACAAGCTCCACCATGCGACGATCGGCAAGGAAGGCGGGGTGAGCTTCGGTTTCGTCTTCGCGCGTGATCCGGCCAAGCTGAAGGCTGAACTGAAGGCGCAGAAGGAAGCGGGTCTTGCCGTGGTGCGTGACAGCGCGGGCGCGGGCGGCGACGAATTCGAAGCGGTCGGGCGCAATATCTAG